In Deinococcus sp. QL22, the following are encoded in one genomic region:
- a CDS encoding S1C family serine protease yields MNRNLSLLAVTGTLALGGLVGYGLNERSNAQVTPTTPAPITTSVQSSTGTDDTGTYDNGRARTEAEANTVQVVKQRQNGLVYIGVTEGADDSAEAQMRQRLQDQFGFPTPEGGEARTGTGSGFFVNAAGDIITNNHVVEGASEITIRLHGSKKTYKAKVVGRAPDFDLALIRAEGLPAGAIQPIPLGDSTKLDVGLKAIAMGAPFGLDFSVSEGIISSLERTAPVGTREVYQQVIQTDAAINPGNSGGPLLNSAGDLIGVNTQILTGGIGQSAGVGFAIPVNTVAKLLPQLQAAGGKVVQTPTLGIQFTDLSLLSDEDRQQANLPAAGALLQRVYPNSPAAAAGLTAATGNNVSLNTPGQADESVATDGDIITAIDGQAITEGEDLRRLVLGKSIGDSIKLTVQRDGKKRDVTVNLQVFTLPTTE; encoded by the coding sequence ATGAATAGAAACCTTTCCCTCTTGGCTGTGACCGGAACCCTTGCGTTGGGGGGGTTGGTCGGCTACGGCCTGAATGAACGCAGTAACGCGCAGGTGACCCCCACCACTCCTGCGCCCATCACCACGAGTGTGCAGTCCAGCACTGGAACAGATGACACTGGCACCTACGACAATGGCCGCGCCCGCACCGAGGCTGAAGCCAACACCGTGCAGGTCGTGAAGCAGCGCCAAAATGGGCTGGTGTACATCGGCGTGACAGAAGGGGCCGACGACAGTGCCGAAGCCCAGATGCGCCAGCGCCTTCAGGATCAATTTGGCTTTCCCACCCCGGAAGGTGGCGAAGCTCGTACAGGCACAGGCAGCGGCTTTTTCGTCAACGCGGCGGGCGACATCATTACCAACAACCATGTGGTCGAGGGAGCCAGCGAAATTACCATTCGGCTGCACGGTTCCAAAAAGACCTATAAGGCCAAAGTGGTGGGCCGCGCCCCCGACTTCGATCTGGCCCTGATCCGTGCCGAGGGATTGCCCGCCGGAGCCATCCAACCGATTCCGCTGGGCGACAGTACCAAGCTCGACGTGGGCCTGAAAGCCATTGCGATGGGCGCACCTTTCGGGCTGGATTTCAGCGTGTCGGAGGGCATTATCAGCAGCCTTGAGCGCACGGCTCCGGTGGGCACCAGAGAGGTCTATCAGCAGGTTATTCAGACGGACGCGGCCATCAATCCCGGCAACAGCGGCGGGCCTCTCCTGAACAGCGCGGGCGACCTGATCGGCGTAAATACCCAGATCCTGACCGGCGGCATCGGCCAGAGCGCGGGGGTCGGCTTTGCCATTCCAGTCAACACTGTTGCCAAACTGTTGCCGCAGCTTCAGGCGGCAGGCGGCAAAGTGGTGCAAACGCCCACGCTGGGGATTCAGTTCACTGACCTCAGTCTGCTCAGTGACGAAGACCGCCAGCAGGCCAATTTGCCCGCCGCTGGCGCACTCCTTCAGCGGGTGTACCCGAATAGCCCTGCCGCCGCTGCTGGTCTGACTGCCGCAACGGGCAACAACGTGAGCCTGAACACGCCCGGTCAGGCCGACGAATCCGTAGCCACAGACGGCGATATCATTACTGCCATCGACGGCCAGGCCATCACTGAAGGCGAAGATCTGCGCCGCCTGGTGCTGGGCAAAAGCATCGGAGACAGCATCAAACTGACGGTTCAGCGTGATGGTAAGAAGCGGGACGTAACAGTGAACTTGCAGGTTTTCACGTTGCCTACCACCGAGTAA
- a CDS encoding ABC transporter substrate-binding protein, with amino-acid sequence MKKVLFKNVLLTAALATLSSASAATLVFGANGDPVSLESANITDGISILVQRQIYDTLVDFKNGTTDPIPGLATSWKSNANATQWTFNLRRNVRFHDGTPMNADAVIFNLSRWWDKAHPFGFRDQGRTFEIVGELLGGYKGDATAVIKNIVKVDAYTVRVDLNKSSSVFPNVIGSGYFGIASPTAIRKDGAKYGTPASKAVGTGPFIFQSWRTGDRVVLLPNKLYWGQKAKVDQLVIRSIKDASQRLNELKAGTIDFTNDLTPDALRSVQNDKNLVAVKRPSFNVGFVSMNNRNQYLKVAKVREALSMAINKKEIAEAFWNGLGVSNASFVPPVLAWANSSKVPADYKFDPAAAKKMLADAGFPNGFSIDLWYMPVSRPYFPTPKPIAEAIAADLSAIGVKVNLKTEDWAKYLEDRNKEPGFDMYMIGWTGDYGDPDNFYSAYYGPNASDDINWNPPELQKLLEQGRAATTQAEKAKAYAQIHEITYNANYRIPMVHSNPLSAARTYLKGWIPSPLGSEAYNTISLVGKK; translated from the coding sequence ATGAAGAAAGTACTCTTTAAGAACGTGCTTCTGACCGCAGCTTTGGCCACCCTTTCTTCCGCCTCAGCCGCCACCCTGGTCTTCGGGGCCAACGGCGATCCCGTGTCGCTGGAAAGCGCCAACATCACCGACGGCATCAGCATTCTGGTGCAGCGTCAGATTTACGACACCCTCGTCGACTTCAAGAACGGCACCACCGACCCCATTCCCGGCCTCGCCACGTCCTGGAAGAGCAACGCCAACGCGACCCAGTGGACGTTTAACCTGCGCCGCAACGTGCGTTTCCATGACGGCACCCCTATGAACGCCGACGCCGTGATCTTCAACCTCAGCCGCTGGTGGGACAAGGCGCACCCCTTCGGCTTCCGCGATCAGGGCCGCACCTTCGAAATCGTGGGCGAGTTGCTGGGCGGCTACAAAGGCGACGCCACCGCCGTCATCAAGAACATCGTGAAAGTTGACGCCTACACCGTGCGCGTGGATCTGAACAAGTCCAGCAGCGTGTTCCCCAACGTGATCGGCAGCGGGTACTTCGGCATCGCCAGCCCCACCGCCATTCGCAAAGACGGCGCGAAGTACGGCACGCCCGCCAGCAAAGCAGTCGGCACAGGCCCCTTCATCTTCCAAAGCTGGCGCACGGGTGACCGCGTGGTCTTGCTGCCCAACAAGCTCTACTGGGGCCAAAAAGCCAAAGTGGATCAACTCGTCATCCGTTCCATCAAAGACGCTTCTCAGCGCCTGAACGAGTTGAAGGCCGGAACCATCGACTTTACCAACGACCTGACGCCCGACGCCCTGCGCAGCGTGCAGAACGACAAGAACCTGGTGGCCGTCAAGCGCCCCAGCTTCAACGTCGGCTTTGTCAGCATGAACAACCGCAACCAGTACCTCAAGGTCGCCAAAGTGCGTGAAGCCCTCAGCATGGCGATCAACAAGAAAGAAATTGCGGAAGCTTTCTGGAACGGCCTCGGCGTCAGCAACGCCAGCTTTGTGCCGCCCGTGTTGGCTTGGGCCAACAGCAGCAAAGTGCCCGCCGACTACAAATTCGACCCTGCCGCCGCCAAGAAGATGCTGGCCGACGCGGGCTTCCCCAACGGGTTCTCCATCGACCTGTGGTACATGCCCGTCAGCCGTCCTTACTTCCCCACGCCCAAGCCGATTGCCGAAGCTATCGCCGCCGACCTGAGTGCCATCGGCGTAAAAGTGAACCTGAAGACCGAAGACTGGGCCAAGTACCTTGAAGACCGCAACAAGGAACCCGGCTTCGATATGTACATGATCGGCTGGACGGGCGACTACGGCGACCCCGACAACTTCTACAGCGCGTACTACGGCCCCAACGCCTCCGACGACATCAACTGGAATCCACCCGAGCTTCAGAAGTTGCTGGAGCAGGGCCGCGCCGCCACCACGCAGGCTGAAAAAGCCAAGGCCTACGCCCAGATCCACGAGATCACCTACAACGCCAACTACCGCATTCCGATGGTTCACAGCAACCCGCTGTCGGCCGCCCGCACCTACCTGAAAGGCTGGATTCCTAGCCCGCTGGGCAGCGAAGCCTACAACACGATTTCGCTGGTGGGCAAGAAATAA
- a CDS encoding DUF1294 domain-containing protein, giving the protein MNTFDLAMSVFVGWQLVWSLVAFLAVWHDKSLATAHRWRISEDRLHRYEFWGGWLGSGLAQQLWRHKTSKESYQRVYKRTALVWLITSVVILGIWMVARLNA; this is encoded by the coding sequence ATGAACACCTTTGACCTTGCCATGAGTGTATTTGTCGGCTGGCAGTTGGTGTGGAGCCTGGTCGCTTTCTTGGCCGTATGGCACGATAAAAGTCTGGCTACTGCCCACCGCTGGCGCATCTCGGAAGATCGCCTGCACAGGTACGAATTTTGGGGCGGGTGGCTGGGATCGGGGCTGGCGCAGCAGCTCTGGCGGCACAAAACTTCTAAAGAATCCTACCAGCGGGTCTACAAACGCACAGCGCTGGTGTGGCTGATTACTTCCGTTGTTATACTTGGCATATGGATGGTAGCTCGACTGAATGCTTAA
- a CDS encoding ABC transporter permease, producing the protein MGSYLIRRIARTLLVMLGISLLVFVFVRSIPGDPATAMLGERATPQSVAALRTQLGLDKPWFFNPSNPLDAQYPKYVAALAKGDLGSGIKSNIPVRDELGSRFPATAELSLAALFFALIIGLPAGILAALRRNSIWDNLATTISLVGVSMPVFWLGLLLSYFFAVKLGWLPPSARLGNESTLEPITGFYVLDGILRGSPADAWDALRHLILPAIALGSIPLAIIARITRSSLLDVLGQDYVRTARAKGLSQRTITLKHALRNALLPVVTVIGLQAGALLGGAVLTETIFSWPGIGSWVYEAISQRDYPIIQGGVIFAALVVSITNLLVDLSYATLDPRIQYR; encoded by the coding sequence TTGGGCAGTTATCTGATTCGCCGTATTGCAAGGACACTGCTGGTCATGCTGGGCATCAGTCTGCTGGTGTTCGTGTTCGTGCGCTCTATTCCGGGCGACCCTGCGACCGCCATGCTGGGCGAACGGGCCACGCCGCAATCGGTGGCCGCACTCCGTACCCAACTGGGCCTCGACAAACCGTGGTTTTTCAACCCGTCCAATCCGCTGGACGCGCAGTATCCGAAATATGTGGCGGCGCTGGCAAAGGGCGACCTCGGCAGCGGCATCAAGAGCAATATCCCGGTGCGCGACGAACTCGGCTCGCGCTTTCCGGCCACCGCCGAACTGAGTCTGGCTGCCTTGTTTTTTGCCCTGATCATTGGCCTGCCCGCTGGTATTCTGGCGGCCCTGCGCCGCAACAGCATCTGGGACAACCTCGCCACCACCATCAGTCTGGTGGGCGTCAGTATGCCTGTGTTCTGGCTGGGGCTGCTGCTGTCCTACTTTTTTGCAGTGAAACTGGGCTGGCTGCCGCCCAGTGCGCGGCTGGGCAATGAATCCACGTTGGAACCAATAACAGGATTCTATGTGTTGGACGGCATCTTGCGTGGCAGCCCTGCCGATGCGTGGGACGCTCTGCGCCACCTGATCTTGCCCGCCATTGCACTGGGCAGCATTCCGCTGGCGATTATTGCCCGCATTACGCGCAGCAGCCTGCTGGATGTCCTGGGCCAGGACTACGTGCGAACAGCCCGCGCCAAAGGGTTGTCTCAGCGCACGATTACGCTGAAGCACGCGCTGAGGAATGCGCTGCTGCCAGTTGTCACGGTCATCGGCCTGCAAGCCGGAGCCTTGCTGGGCGGCGCAGTGCTCACCGAAACCATCTTCTCGTGGCCCGGCATCGGCTCGTGGGTCTATGAGGCCATCAGCCAGCGCGACTACCCGATTATTCAGGGCGGCGTGATTTTTGCGGCGCTGGTGGTCAGCATCACCAACCTGCTGGTCGACCTCAGTTACGCCACTCTCGATCCCCGGATTCAGTACCGATGA
- a CDS encoding GNAT family N-acetyltransferase has translation MTANDAAQPTEVHNNEAERRYELKLAGRVVGVAEYRPAGPSIMLTHTEIEEGHEGQGLGKILVQAALDDARARQVDVVPMCPFVAAFIREHSEYLDLVQPQQRGMFGL, from the coding sequence ATGACCGCCAACGACGCTGCACAACCCACCGAAGTCCACAACAACGAGGCCGAGCGGCGCTATGAACTGAAGCTGGCTGGCCGCGTGGTGGGCGTGGCCGAATACCGCCCCGCCGGGCCGTCTATCATGTTGACGCACACCGAAATTGAGGAAGGACACGAAGGCCAAGGCCTGGGCAAAATTCTGGTTCAGGCCGCACTGGACGATGCACGGGCGCGTCAGGTGGATGTAGTGCCCATGTGCCCGTTCGTGGCCGCATTTATCCGCGAGCATTCTGAATATCTGGACTTGGTGCAGCCACAGCAGCGGGGAATGTTTGGATTATAA
- a CDS encoding [LysW]-aminoadipate kinase, whose translation MIVVKVGGSAGIDYDAVCADLAARWKTGERLILVHGGSGETNRVAEALGHPPKFVTSPSGYTSRFTDRQTLEIFEMVYCGKINKGIVERLQRLGVNAVGLSGLDGRIFEGRHKDSVRAVENGKVKVLRGDHTGTVERVNTGLIDLLLNAGYLPVLTPPAASYEGVAINVDGDRAAAALAVALKADALLLLSNVPGLLRHYPDEASLIRAIPAADVESYLEFAQDRMKKKVLGAAEAVQGGVKRVIFGDARAGLPITAALDGAGTVVS comes from the coding sequence ATGATTGTTGTGAAGGTCGGCGGAAGTGCCGGAATAGATTACGACGCCGTCTGTGCAGACCTGGCCGCCCGTTGGAAAACCGGAGAGCGGCTGATTTTGGTGCACGGCGGCAGTGGCGAAACCAACCGCGTGGCCGAAGCCTTGGGCCACCCACCCAAATTTGTGACCAGTCCCAGCGGCTACACTTCGCGCTTTACAGACCGCCAAACGCTCGAAATTTTCGAGATGGTGTACTGCGGCAAGATCAACAAGGGCATCGTGGAGCGGCTGCAACGCCTCGGTGTGAATGCGGTGGGCCTGAGCGGGCTGGATGGCCGGATTTTTGAGGGACGGCACAAAGACAGCGTGCGGGCTGTAGAAAACGGCAAGGTGAAGGTGCTGCGCGGCGACCACACTGGAACTGTGGAGCGCGTGAACACTGGCCTGATTGATCTGCTGCTGAACGCGGGCTACCTGCCTGTGCTGACGCCGCCCGCTGCCAGTTATGAGGGCGTGGCGATCAATGTGGACGGAGACCGCGCCGCCGCTGCCCTCGCCGTGGCCCTGAAGGCCGACGCGCTGCTGCTGCTCAGCAATGTTCCGGGCCTGCTGCGCCATTATCCCGACGAAGCCAGCCTGATCCGGGCCATCCCCGCCGCCGACGTGGAAAGCTACCTGGAGTTCGCCCAAGACCGCATGAAAAAGAAGGTGCTGGGAGCTGCCGAGGCCGTACAGGGCGGTGTGAAGCGGGTCATTTTTGGCGATGCACGCGCCGGACTGCCGATCACGGCGGCGCTGGACGGGGCAGGAACAGTGGTGAGCTAA